DNA from Methanomassiliicoccus luminyensis B10:
GGAGATAATGGCCGTATGCGTGTCCTGTCTTCTCAAGTGCGATCAGTGCCTGGAGACGCACGCCAAGCTGGCCAAGGACCTCGGGGCCACCGTCGACGAGCTGAGGGAGGCGATGCTGGTGGCCATGTACCTGGCCGGCCCCTCTTCCGTTATATGGTCCCCCAAGGTCGACGAGATACTGGGGGCCCAGGATTGATCAGCACTCGAAGT
Protein-coding regions in this window:
- a CDS encoding carboxymuconolactone decarboxylase family protein, yielding MSLTLIAKQQPSSINALFRLRNEVFKDGALSAKEKEIMAVCVSCLLKCDQCLETHAKLAKDLGATVDELREAMLVAMYLAGPSSVIWSPKVDEILGAQD